Below is a genomic region from Xiphophorus hellerii strain 12219 chromosome 1, Xiphophorus_hellerii-4.1, whole genome shotgun sequence.
tgctgtaactgcgaagtaatttccctgctgggatgaataaagtacttctattctattctattctattctattttcaaggaaagttgaataaaaactgaataaaatgcatgccatttatttctgttttccttaTTCGCTGTGCTTAGAGAAATGGGAATACCAATGAATCATTTTTTTACAGACAGCTATAGTAGCAGATAAAATGCCTGAACAGTATGTGGGCGATAACTTTGATTCCTTGAAGACAAGCTGGTAAAGTTGGCCTCAGGCCTAAACTCTGAACAAATCATGCTGTTTCCACATAACAGCATGATAGATTAGAAAAGCGGATACAAGTCAATGAATGAaattgtttagaaaatctgaatttctgACGTGCAAATCAGAGAAACAACAGCAATAACCCTTAAATTTAAAAGGCCAGTTTTAAAATTCAAGAAGAGTTCAATAATGAGTTTATTTGCACTCATAACATCCTATTTCTTATTAAATCAGTGTCAGAAAATTTGAAGACCCACTCTCTGAGTTTTTCAATCAAgttcaatcaagtttatttacagcacattttagcaacaaggaggtttaaagtgatttacatgataaaaacacaacaatataaAGACATAGAACACAGTCAATAATTGAGTCATTACATCTTGTCAAGTGCCATTAAACATCAGAATGttaattaatgtttcatttgtaatgtttcaaaagcaactttaaacaggtgggttttaatGTAGATTTATAGTAGGTTAAAGTAACATCTTAACTATCGACTATAATGTTTCCCACAAATAAGTGTTTAATACTGAAgaacatgtttgtatttgttaatGCCTTATGCAGCTGACATCcttatttaatcacatttaactGTAGATAATGCTAACGCTAAATGAATACACTTTAAACAAGACAAATTCAATACTAGTAGTGTTTTTGTTACAACTGccttattatatttttaaaaatgaacttttttttcatctttgaaGTTGCACTCATGATAAAACTGTGTCCTATTTTGGCAATACACAGACTATCTGTAAATAAGTAGAAAGTTGTGCAGCAAATGCTTTCCCCATCTGTTAGCTACAAACAATATATACCAATAGGTGAACAGTAGGCAGTACTTTGTTCAGATAATTCATTATCTAATGCACAGctggttttattcattttaattttgactcCTAAACAAGTAGGTTCAACCTCTGTCCTCTCAGGTGAAACTCACTTGCAAGGGAGAATAGTTTCgcttaatttcttatttaattgttAATTTTCTAGAATCTCTGAAAGTAAACaagttaacaaaataaaagcatatagAACGAACCAAAAATTTCACTCATGACATGGTCAAGTTAAAGAGAAACATATCACAAAGCACTTAAAGCTTCTTTCTCAGTCTGTGGTACTGGCTCAGATCTGGATTTCAGCTTGAAACAACAACTGAacatctgctgcagcagctgcctgCACTGAGCACCCACATCctcagaaacacacagataAACCAGTGGGTTAACAGCACTATTCAGGCTCACAAGACCAAAACTTACATGACGCGCTTTAAAGACCACATTATTCCACGTGGGACGTTTGCCCAGCTTAGTCAGAACTCTGGAATACAGATTGAGGTTCTTGGAAACATGGAAGGGTGCataacaaaacaagaacataagaatcaaaaaaaccaacagctttaagatttgttgtttctggtttACATTCATCATATTTGAGCGGCAGACAACAAGAATCACATGTCCATAGCAGCACACAATGACGATGAAAGGGATGCAGAATCCGATGAACGTCCAGCAGAGGCTGTAGATCAGGTATTCCTCAATATTTTCCGAATCAGTTGTGTCATAACACGCTCCAGAGTTCATTGAATCTTTGGGGAATGACATGTCTGGAAAACTTATGACACTCGCCAGAACCCACATCACAACAGAGATGACCACAGACTGAGTCATAGTTAATCTCCCCATTACTCTCAATGGATGGACGATGACCAGGTACCGGTACACACTGATACATGTGAGGAATCCAATGCTGCCGTATAAATTCAAGTTGAAGCAGAATCTTGTTACCTTGCACAATCCGTCGCCAAAGGTCCATTCATTCTTATTAATGTAGTACACAATCAGAAAGGGGTGAGTTAGCAGATACAACATGTCTGCTACTCCAAGGTTAAGAACAAGGATGTTAATAATCCTAAGTTTCTTCCAGTTGTGCACCAAACACTTCATTCCACATAAATTCAGGACCaatccaacaacaaaaactaagaTGTAAAGAGCAGTCAGGAATGTATCTGCAGATTTTAAATCCAGTTTAGTAATGTTGGTTGTAGTCATTTTTTCTTCCAGAAACAAGTCCCGTCTGTCCTTCCCTTCTGAGGCTCCGCTCACAAAATAAGGATAGACAGTAAGAAAACAACCTAGATATCTTCCTCCTTGAACATCAGTGAAGCCGCAGATAAGCCCAACAACCTTTCTGTTAAAAGCCACATAATAGTGCAGAAAATACCTGAACTCTAAGAGGGCGTTAACTTTGATTCCGAGAAGATAAGTCTGGTTTCACAACTTAAGTATAGCTTCCAGCCCAAACTTTTAACAGATCATGCTGCTTCCAGATAACAGCTGACACATAAAAGGCCCAAACTTTTAACAGGTCATGCTGCTTCCAGGTAACTGCTGACacataaaagaaagacaaaaaaaaatcaatgaatgATAAGTCATTTTCAGATGTcttaaaaaacaatcagaattTTTGACATCAATTTTCCCTGcattaaaaattacagcttAAAAATCCAAGTATAAGTGAAAAGTTCAATAATGTGTTTCAGTGTCACATGATGTACATTAAAACCTCTTTTGCAAAACCGTATTGagcgtttttttttctcccctccagggggtttttatgggctctagtgtcccttatatgaaagtaagctgacaggaaagggggaagtaGAGGGGGGAATACATGTGGCAAAtctcgccgggtccgggaatcaaacccgcGACGGCCTTGTCGAGGACTCATGGTCTCCAAACGTGGgacgcgctaacccctacgacaccacggcacgccccaccGTATTTATCTGTcttttgaaaagataaaaatcagagaaatctATTAACAGCTCCTAAAAGTAATTAGTCTGGTTACTGAGCATTACAGGCAAATTCCACTGATTTTCTAGTAAGCAGTGTGATATATCAGAGATCTGACCTACAACAGAAATATAATAATCTAACAAGaaatttattgattttcctTTCAATGTCTTACTTCTTGCCTCTCTCCCATAAAGACACATTTGTGCAGTGAATGACTAATAGTTGTCATGTGAATCTCTGTATGTATCAGTGCTCTCCTTGTTTGGCCTGTAAGTTTAGGTGGACAGTCTCTTGGTAGGATTACAGGTGTGCCGTACTCTGTCCATCAGAGCATGAGAAATCTTTTATAACCTAAGcctgttttaaacttctccacaactttttATCTGACCTATCTGGTGTGTTCCTTGGACTTCATCATGCCGTTTGCTCCCCAATATTCTCTTCACCAACCTCTGAAGCCGTCACAGAGTAGCTGTGTTTGTACTGAGACTAGACTACACACAAGTGGACTCTATTCAGACTAGCAGCTATCAGGacacttctgaaggcaattatTTGCACTCATAGAAAAGTGGGCTGAATACATCTGAACGctgcacttttcagttttttttattagtaaaaatgttttgaatcatttatcattttctttctgcttcacaattgTATACTACCTTGTGTTAGTCTTTgttgtaatgtgagaaaatatggaaaagttcaagtcgtgtgaatacttttccaagccGTGGAACAGACTGCCAACAAAGCACGATCTCCAGGAAAACTGTTGCCTCTACATGTAAGAAGAAGAACTTGTCTATACAtgtaaggaaagaaaaaagtggaGTTACAATCAGACGATAGTGGGAGTGCAGGCGTTTACTGTAATGCTGCCCTCTTTAAACGGCTGGAAATGTTGGTAAGTGACggaggaaaaacaacacagcCTTCAGTTACAATTGGTTTGAGTGCAGTGCTCTCCAGAGCGACCTATGAAATTTTATTAGCAATTGCATCCAACTGTATACACCTCCActcacaacaggaagtcaacAAGAACATGAATAATAAAACTCATCATCATATGAGTCACTCTGACTGAGAATAAGCAAACTCTTAATGGAAACTACAACTACCAGTATGTAATGGTAATTTAAGGACATCATGAAGGAGAATGTCCAGCAATCAGTCTGTGACCTTATACATAAATACACTCCAATTATGCAACAGGACAAAAATCCAAGTTCACAAAGTATGATTTTCTTTACTGTCATAACAACACAACTTTTGAagtctaaatattaaatataaaaaagaatttAGAGTGGTATTGTCAAATTCTGAGTTAAAATCTTGCTAAATCCCTTTCAATGCAGCCACATCATAACAAATGTTTAGAGAAGAATGGCCCAAAAACTTTACACCACCCAAGACAGGAGCAGCTGCCACCcaggaaatgaagaaaatccAGCTTTTGGGTTTGGAAGGAAAATAACCTTTTACACACAGgataatgtttatttctttttcaatacttgaaaacataatttgaaacttgcattttgtttttactcaggatttttattattgtgtgtttgatgTTCACAAtttgaaaaacctgaaaacaacaaccatATGCAGgaagataaaataattaaaaagctatatttatcattttaaatatatgtagctacggtaaaaaaaaaaaaaacatgacaaaaattcaatagaatgtgttaaaataaaattcacaattctaaacattttatttctgcacagCAGTGACAATAAAACTTGTTAAACACCACCCTATGAAGCcatatcaaaacaaaattgaagAGATGAATGATCCATAAATTAAACACCAggattaaaagacaaaaataaaaatccagcaCATCATAGGAGTAGCTACCACCCAGGGAAAAATGACCAAACCATTGCTGGGTTTGGAAGGGAATCACTTTTTGACACCCAATACTGTGTCTTtccatttttataaaaacataacttgAGAATTGCATTTTGTCGTTACTCAGgatataattgttttttattacattttattattatgagTTTGATGATCACAATTTGACTGTGACAAAACAGAAGGAACAGAAGAAATATGCGAGaagataaatactttttcaaaaatctaTAATCTTGACCATGTGTGGAtaggaacaaaaaaataacaatcaattcaatgaaatgtgttaaaaagcCTTTCATCCTTCTCCTGTTGTTGTTCCACTACAGCAGTGACAGTGAAACTTTCTCTGCTTTATTTCTTATGGAGTTATTAATTCTCTAGCATCTAACGGAAGCAGTCAACAAATTAGATGAATACAAAGCGTAATGAGCAAAAATTTCACTCATGAGGTGgtctattaaaaaaacatgtcataAAGCACATTCAGCTTCATCCTCAGTGTGTGGTACTAGTTCAGAACTGGATTTCAGCTTGGAACAGCAACTGAACATCTGTTTACATCGCTGCTGCAGCTGGCTGAACTGGGCACTCATTTCCTCATTAAAATACATGTAAATTAGCGGGTTAAGAGCAGTGTTCAGGCTCACAAGACCCCGACTTACATGACGCAGATAAAAGACTTCATCATACCATGAGGGGCACAGTGGGTACTTAAAACCCAGATATTTGGCATACACGCTGAGGTTCTTCAAAACAAGGTAGGGTGTGTAACAAAGCAAGAAGAGAAGAGACAAAATAATCAACGGTTTTAAGATTTTTCGTCTATGGTTCTTTTTCATCATATTTGAGCGGTGGATGACAAGAGCCACATGTCCGTAGCAGCCCACTATGATGATGAAAGGGATGCAGAATCCAAAGATTGTCCAGATGAGGTTGTATATAAAGTATCCCTCAATGTGTGCTTCATCAGTGGCAGGCAAACATGTTTCAGGTTTGTTCACTATTTGCTTGGGGTAGATGATGTCTGGAAGACTTCCAACACTCGCCAGAATCCACACCAGGACAGAGATGACCACAGAGTGAGTCTTACTTGATTTTCTCCTCATTTTTATTGGCTGGACGATGGCCAGGTACCGGTACACACTGATACATGTGATGAATCCGATGCTGCCGTATAAATTCAGTCTAAAGCAGAATCTTGTTACCTT
It encodes:
- the LOC116719227 gene encoding P2Y purinoceptor 1-like, which codes for MTTTNITKLDLKSADTFLTALYILVFVVGLVLNLCGMKCLVHNWKKLRIINILVLNLGVADMLYLLTHPFLIVYYINKNEWTFGDGLCKVTRFCFNLNLYGSIGFLTCISVYRYLVIVHPLRVMGRLTMTQSVVISVVMWVLASVISFPDMSFPKDSMNSGACYDTTDSENIEEYLIYSLCWTFIGFCIPFIVIVCCYGHVILVVCRSNMMNVNQKQQILKLLVFLILMFLFCYAPFHVSKNLNLYSRVLTKLGKRPTWNNVVFKARHVSFGLVSLNSAVNPLVYLCVSEDVGAQCRQLLQQMFSCCFKLKSRSEPVPQTEKEALSAL
- the LOC116717566 gene encoding P2Y purinoceptor 1-like, giving the protein MNKRDLFLEGKMSTNNCKTVDEELLSDNNFLPIFYVFIFVVGLILNACGMICLVKNWKKFRINIFFLNLELTNLLFLLTRPFLIVYYFNNVAWTFGEPFCKVTRFCFRLNLYGSIGFITCISVYRYLAIVQPIKMRRKSSKTHSVVISVLVWILASVGSLPDIIYPKQIVNKPETCLPATDEAHIEGYFIYNLIWTIFGFCIPFIIIVGCYGHVALVIHRSNMMKKNHRRKILKPLIILSLLFLLCYTPYLVLKNLSVYAKYLGFKYPLCPSWYDEVFYLRHVSRGLVSLNTALNPLIYMYFNEEMSAQFSQLQQRCKQMFSCCSKLKSSSELVPHTEDEAECAL